A region from the Gossypium hirsutum isolate 1008001.06 chromosome A08, Gossypium_hirsutum_v2.1, whole genome shotgun sequence genome encodes:
- the LOC107914611 gene encoding protein SGT1 homolog B isoform X1 — protein sequence MASDLETKAKEAFIDDHFELALHLYSQAIQLNPKHAELYADRAQANIKLDNLPEAVADANKAIELDPSMSKAYLRKATACMKLEEYQTAKSALETGAALAPAESRFSKLIKECEERIAEETGDLSMQTPEALAKNDVPAKEIELDKDQPNLEIEAAPPKPVYRYEFYQKPEEVVVTIFAKGTPHDCVKVDYGEQILSVAINAPGKEAYHFQPRLFAKIIPEKCRYDVLSTKVEIRLAKAEPIHWTSLEFSREVAITQRVNVSSVSASQRPSYPSSKPQRVDWDKIEAQVKKEQEKDEKLDGDAALNKFFRDIYKDADEDTRRAMQKSFVESNGTVLSTNWKEVGAKKVEGSPPDGMEMKKWEY from the exons ATGGCGTCTGATCTTGAGACCAAAGCCAAAGAAGCCTTCATCGATGACCACTTCGAGCTTGCGCTCCATCTCTACTCTCAAGCCATCCAACTTAATCCTAAACACGCCGAGCTCTATGCTGACCGTGCTCAAGCCAACATCAAACTCGATAATCTCCCTG AGGCTGTGGCGGATGCGAACAAAGCGATTGAGTTGGATCCTTCCATGTCTAAAGCTTATTTGCGTAAAGC CACTGCCTGCATGAAGCTTGAAGAGTATCAAACTGCTAAGTCTGCGCTGGAGACTGGCGCTGCTTTGGCACCTGCAGAGTCAAGATTTTCCAAGTTGATAAAAGAATGTGAAGAGCGAATTGCAG AAGAAACTGGTGATTTATCAATGCAGACACCAGAAGCATTGGCTAAAAATGATGTACCTGCAAAAGAAATTGAGCTGGACAAGGATCAGCCTAATCTAGAAATTGAGGCTGCGCCTCCCAAACCAGTGTACAG GTATGAATTTTACCAGAAACCAGAGGAAGTGGTTGTCACAATATTTGCTAAAGGAACACCGCATGATTGTGTTAAAGTAGATTATGGTGAACAAATA CTAAGTGTTGCTATCAATGCTCCTGGTAAGGAGGCATATCATTTCCAGCCTCGATTATTTGCAAAG ATAATACCTGAGAAGTGCAGATATGATGTTTTGTCAACCAAAGTTGAGATTAGGCTAGCAAAAGCTGAACCCATTCATTGGACATCTCTTGAATTCAGCAGGGAAGTTGCTATAACCCAAAGGGTTAATGTATCTTCTG TTTCTGCAAGTCAACGACCATCATACCCATCCTCCAAACCACAAAGGGTAGATTGGGATAAAATTGAAGCTCAAGTAAAGAAGGAG CAGGAGAAAGATGAAAAGCTGGATGGTGATGCGGCTTTGAACAAATTTTTCCGGGACATTTATAAGGATGCGGATGAAGACACAAGAAGGGCCATGCAAAAATCTTTT GTGGAGTCTAATGGGACAGTGCTATCAACAAATTGGAAAGAAGTTGGTGCAAAGAAGGTGGAAGGAAGTCCTCCTGATGGTATGGAAATGAAGAAGTGGGAATACTGA
- the LOC107914611 gene encoding protein SGT1 homolog B isoform X2 codes for MASDLETKAKEAFIDDHFELALHLYSQAIQLNPKHAELYADRAQANIKLDNLPEAVADANKAIELDPSMSKAYLRKATACMKLEEYQTAKSALETGAALAPAESRFSKLIKECEERIAEETGDLSMQTPEALAKNDVPAKEIELDKDQPNLEIEAAPPKPVYRYEFYQKPEEVVVTIFAKGTPHDCVKVDYGEQILSVAINAPGKEAYHFQPRLFAKIIPEKCRYDVLSTKVEIRLAKAEPIHWTSLEFSREVAITQRVNVSSVSASQRPSYPSSKPQRVDWDKIEAQVKKEEKDEKLDGDAALNKFFRDIYKDADEDTRRAMQKSFVESNGTVLSTNWKEVGAKKVEGSPPDGMEMKKWEY; via the exons ATGGCGTCTGATCTTGAGACCAAAGCCAAAGAAGCCTTCATCGATGACCACTTCGAGCTTGCGCTCCATCTCTACTCTCAAGCCATCCAACTTAATCCTAAACACGCCGAGCTCTATGCTGACCGTGCTCAAGCCAACATCAAACTCGATAATCTCCCTG AGGCTGTGGCGGATGCGAACAAAGCGATTGAGTTGGATCCTTCCATGTCTAAAGCTTATTTGCGTAAAGC CACTGCCTGCATGAAGCTTGAAGAGTATCAAACTGCTAAGTCTGCGCTGGAGACTGGCGCTGCTTTGGCACCTGCAGAGTCAAGATTTTCCAAGTTGATAAAAGAATGTGAAGAGCGAATTGCAG AAGAAACTGGTGATTTATCAATGCAGACACCAGAAGCATTGGCTAAAAATGATGTACCTGCAAAAGAAATTGAGCTGGACAAGGATCAGCCTAATCTAGAAATTGAGGCTGCGCCTCCCAAACCAGTGTACAG GTATGAATTTTACCAGAAACCAGAGGAAGTGGTTGTCACAATATTTGCTAAAGGAACACCGCATGATTGTGTTAAAGTAGATTATGGTGAACAAATA CTAAGTGTTGCTATCAATGCTCCTGGTAAGGAGGCATATCATTTCCAGCCTCGATTATTTGCAAAG ATAATACCTGAGAAGTGCAGATATGATGTTTTGTCAACCAAAGTTGAGATTAGGCTAGCAAAAGCTGAACCCATTCATTGGACATCTCTTGAATTCAGCAGGGAAGTTGCTATAACCCAAAGGGTTAATGTATCTTCTG TTTCTGCAAGTCAACGACCATCATACCCATCCTCCAAACCACAAAGGGTAGATTGGGATAAAATTGAAGCTCAAGTAAAGAAGGAG GAGAAAGATGAAAAGCTGGATGGTGATGCGGCTTTGAACAAATTTTTCCGGGACATTTATAAGGATGCGGATGAAGACACAAGAAGGGCCATGCAAAAATCTTTT GTGGAGTCTAATGGGACAGTGCTATCAACAAATTGGAAAGAAGTTGGTGCAAAGAAGGTGGAAGGAAGTCCTCCTGATGGTATGGAAATGAAGAAGTGGGAATACTGA